GTCCGATTGTTGCCAAACGCGACCATCAAGGGCAATTTGTTCGATTAAACTAGCTAATCGTAAAGCTTTTAAAGCTTGTTCCCCACCGACAGAAGGTTGGTCCCCACCGCGCACACAATGAACAAAATGTTCTAATTCCGCGTGTAGAGGTTCAATATTGCTGGTATAAACCTTTTCAATTAAACCATCTTGACGGTAGAGAACTTGACCGTAATCGGTGCTATAGTTAGCGGTGGTTTGCCGGTGAATGAGGATTTCATTATTGAGAAAATCCGCTTCCGTGAGAGAATTTTTACAGTGGGCCGCTAAACGGCGAATCTTGCGATGAGTCACCTTACTAGCGGTTAAATTAGCCACCACTCCATTACTAAAACCAAGGGTTGCAGTGACATAATCGAGATAACCGGAATCAGTGGCAGCGCGACTACCACTAGCGGTTAATTTCACCACGGGAGCGGCGACTAATTCTAAAATTAAATCTATATCGTGGATCATTAAATCTAACACCACCGACACATCATTAGCGCGTTGGGAATAGGGACTCATGCGATGGGATTCAATCGCTAAAATCTCCTCGGTTTTCAAGACCTTCGATAACTCTTGGAAAGCGGGATTAAAACGCTCGATATGACCCACTTGCAGAATACAATCGTGATCGGCTGCTGCGTTGACTAAAGATTCCGCTTCACTAATACTAGCGGCGATCGGTTTCTCGATCAAGGTATGTACTCCCCCTTGCAGACAGTCCATCCCGACTCGATGGTGTAACCGCGTGGGGACAGCGATACAAACCGCATCTACCCTAGGTAAGAGATCTAAATAATTTTCAAAAAAACGGACTCGGTATTTACTGGCAGTTTCCAGTCCCTTTTCGACGTTGACATCGGCCACCCCGACGAATTCCACGTCTTTTAATAAACTCAGGATGCGACTATGGTGTTGTCCCATGTTACCGACCCCGATAATCCCGACTTTAATCGGTTTGAGTTGATTTCTGTTACCCGGAAAGTTTGCTGGTTGATTGGACATGAATTTTAGACTCCTGTGTTCACACTCCTCACACCACTTGATTAAATTAATCAAGCTGATTTTGTCCATTAATTACCAAGATGGTATCATGGTTATCCAGATTCTGACACGATGTCGGTGTCAATGGGGGTTCTGAGAAGATTTTCTGATTTCATCTCGCGGTTTTTACTCCCAAATGCTTATCAAAACATCGTCCCTGAGTAGCGAGGACTACATTCAGCTAAATTTTAACTATGGACAATTCAACGGATTTTAACTCCTTACGGGGATTAAGTGTTTTTTTGCTAGGAATGATGGGATCTGGCAAATCCACCCTGGGAGAGTTGCTTTCCCGACGGTTACAATATCGTTTTTTTGATACAGATATATTAATAGAAAGGGTCGCGGGAAAGAAAATCAGGGAAATTTTTGTCGACGAGGGAGAAGCGACTTTTCGGGAGTTAGAAACCCAAGTTTTAGCCGAATTATCCTCTCTGACTAAAACTGTGATTGCCACCGGGGGAGGGATGGTTTTAAAACCGATGAATTGGAGTTATCTTCGTCACGGTTTAATGATTTGGTTAGATGTTCCTCTCGAAGTCTTGGTTAAACGTTTAAAAAAAGATACCTCTCGTCCCTTGCTTCAGTCCACTGATTTAGAAAGTAAACTGGAATTATTATTAGAACAAAGACGAGGACTTTATGCAGAAGCAGATCTTCGGATTGTTGTTTCTGACCTAGATACACCTGCTCATATCGTTGAGAAAATTTTAACAGCAATACCGACGGTAATTAAAGATTTTCATCCAGAAAGGGATAATAACTAATGATAGCAGCTTCAATTTTTGATTTACCTGAACTAATTCCCGACCGAGAAATTCTGGAAATTTTAGCTCAAAGTCAAGCTATTCGTCTAGAAAGAATTATTTCCACCGGCCAAACCACTCCCCGGGGTCAATGGTACGATCAATCTGAGTTTGAATGGGTGATTTTATTACAGGGATTTGCTGAGATTAGTTATGAAGATGGCAACAAAGTTAATCTGCAAGCAGGGGATTATCTCCTGATTCCTCCTCACCAAAAACATCGCGTCGAATTTACTAGCAATAATCCCCCTTGTATTTGGTTAGCTATCCATTATCGCTAGTAAGTAGGTAGGTGTTAAAAGTTGTCAGACACCCCCCTTATCAAGGGTGGATTAAGGGTAGGGTTGATTCATGAATCAACCCTACTATGAATCAACCCTAGTATTAAGGGGGGATTAAGGGAGGATCGAAGCTAAAATCCATTTTTAATTTAATTATAACCAGCTACTTAAAATCTAGTTTCTAACTATTGCCAGCGATCAAATAAATCGGTTAAAACTAGATTAGAAAACAAAAAACCTTCGGGGTCGCTTAATCTGACCCTGCTATCCCCCTCAATTATTACTAAATTACGCTGTTTATGCGGCTCTAAGACCTCTAAAATTGCTTTTTTGATTTCCGAACCAAAATTAGTTTCAATGGCAGGTAAACTCACCCCTGACCCTAACCTTAACCCTAGCATTAAGGTTTCGAGAAGATCATCAATCAAGCTATTTTTCTCCACGTCAATCTGACAGCCTTCTTTTACCCAAGCGAAATAGTCGCGACTTTTGCGCGGACGGGTAAAACGTTGTTGATGAAGATAACTAGCAGCCCCCATACCAAAACCGTAATAGGGACGATTTTCCCAGTAAACTCGATTATGTCGGCATTGATAACCCGGTTTAGCATAGTTAGAAATTTCGTAATGTTGATAACCGGCTAAAGCTAGTTTTTCACCAGCTAAAACATACATTTTCGCCGTGGTTTCATCATCGGGTAAGGGGTTTTTCCCCGGTTGATACTGTTTACCGAAAGGAGTAACCGCTTCTAAGACCAAATCGTAACAGGAAAGATGGGCCGGTTGCAGTTCGATCGCTTTTTCTAGGGAATTTTCCCAATCTGTCAGGGTTTGTTGTGGCAATCCCGAAATCAAATCCAAACTATAGTTAACTATTCCCACTCCCTGAATTAATTCCACTGCCTGATAGATATCCTTAACGGTATGCGATCGACCAGAAACCTGTAATAATGGTTCTTGAAAAGCCTGTACTCCTAAACTAACCCGATTGACTCCCGCGCTAATATAACCCTGTAATTGTTCTACACTAAAGGTAGCCGGGTCAATCTCCATAGAAATCTCTATATCGGCCGCAAAATCAAACTTTTTGGCTAAAGTATCCAGAATTGATCCTAATAATTCCGCCGGTAACAGGGAAGGAGTC
This Microcystis wesenbergii NRERC-220 DNA region includes the following protein-coding sequences:
- a CDS encoding Gfo/Idh/MocA family protein encodes the protein MSNQPANFPGNRNQLKPIKVGIIGVGNMGQHHSRILSLLKDVEFVGVADVNVEKGLETASKYRVRFFENYLDLLPRVDAVCIAVPTRLHHRVGMDCLQGGVHTLIEKPIAASISEAESLVNAAADHDCILQVGHIERFNPAFQELSKVLKTEEILAIESHRMSPYSQRANDVSVVLDLMIHDIDLILELVAAPVVKLTASGSRAATDSGYLDYVTATLGFSNGVVANLTASKVTHRKIRRLAAHCKNSLTEADFLNNEILIHRQTTANYSTDYGQVLYRQDGLIEKVYTSNIEPLHAELEHFVHCVRGGDQPSVGGEQALKALRLASLIEQIALDGRVWQQSDWNYQYLNSPVITAS
- a CDS encoding cupin domain-containing protein, yielding MIAASIFDLPELIPDREILEILAQSQAIRLERIISTGQTTPRGQWYDQSEFEWVILLQGFAEISYEDGNKVNLQAGDYLLIPPHQKHRVEFTSNNPPCIWLAIHYR
- the hemW gene encoding radical SAM family heme chaperone HemW gives rise to the protein MPYFHPITSVYIHIPFCRRRCFYCDFPIFVVGNHTNPATFPPVVEYVEILQEEISLSQGTGKPLETIFFGGGTPSLLPAELLGSILDTLAKKFDFAADIEISMEIDPATFSVEQLQGYISAGVNRVSLGVQAFQEPLLQVSGRSHTVKDIYQAVELIQGVGIVNYSLDLISGLPQQTLTDWENSLEKAIELQPAHLSCYDLVLEAVTPFGKQYQPGKNPLPDDETTAKMYVLAGEKLALAGYQHYEISNYAKPGYQCRHNRVYWENRPYYGFGMGAASYLHQQRFTRPRKSRDYFAWVKEGCQIDVEKNSLIDDLLETLMLGLRLGSGVSLPAIETNFGSEIKKAILEVLEPHKQRNLVIIEGDSRVRLSDPEGFLFSNLVLTDLFDRWQ
- a CDS encoding shikimate kinase, with amino-acid sequence MDNSTDFNSLRGLSVFLLGMMGSGKSTLGELLSRRLQYRFFDTDILIERVAGKKIREIFVDEGEATFRELETQVLAELSSLTKTVIATGGGMVLKPMNWSYLRHGLMIWLDVPLEVLVKRLKKDTSRPLLQSTDLESKLELLLEQRRGLYAEADLRIVVSDLDTPAHIVEKILTAIPTVIKDFHPERDNN